A genome region from Chelonia mydas isolate rCheMyd1 chromosome 12, rCheMyd1.pri.v2, whole genome shotgun sequence includes the following:
- the LOC102945378 gene encoding ferritin heavy chain A, with product MESQVRQNFHAECEAAVNRLVNLELYASYVYLSMSYYFERDDVALRHMAQFLKVQSHEQKEHAEKFLTYQNKRGGSVVLQDIKRPERDEWGNSLEALQCALQLEKTLNQALLDLHKLATEKNDPHLCDFLESDYLEEQVKAIKQLGDHVTNLKRLGVPQNGMGEYLFDKLTLGESS from the exons ATGGAATCCCAGGTGCGTCAGAACTTCCATGCTGAGTGTGAGGCTGCTGTGAACCGCCTGGTGAACCTGGAGCTCTATGCTAGCTATGTCTATCTGTCTATG TCCTACTACTTTGAACGGGATGATGTGGCCTTGAGGCACATGGCCCAGTTCTTGAAGGTACAGTCTCATGAGCAGAAGGAACATGCAGAGAAGTTCCTGACCTATCAAAACAAGCGAGGTGGGAGCGTTGTCCTGCAGGATATCAAG AGGCCGGAGCGGGATGAGTGGGGGAACAGCCTGGAGGCCCTGCAGTGTGCCCTGCAGCTGGAGAAGACTCTGAACCAGGCCCTGCTGGACCTGCACAAGCTGGCTACTGAGAAGAATGACCCTCAT CTCTGTGACTTCCTGGAGTCTGACTACCTGGAGGAGCAGGTGAAGGCCATCAAGCAGCTGGGAGACCATGTCACCAACCTGAAGCGCCTGGGAGTGCCCCAGAATGGCATGGGAGAGTACCTGTTTGACAAGCTCACCCTGGGGGAGAGCAGCTGA
- the LOC102945606 gene encoding ferritin heavy chain A-like, which translates to MESQVCQNFHLDCEAAVNRMVNLELYASYVYLSMSFYFDRDDVALRHMAQFLKEQSHEEREHAEKFLKYQNKRGGRIVLQDIKKPERDEWGNSLEALQCALQLEKTVNQALLDLHKLATEKNDPHLCDFLESDYLEEQVKAIKQLGDHLTNLKLLGVPQNGMGEYLFDKLTLGESS; encoded by the exons ATGGAGTCTCAGGTGTGCCAGAACTTCCACCTGGACTGTGAGGCTGCTGTTAATCGCATGGTGAACTTGGAGTTGTATGCCAGCTATGTTTACCTCTCCATG TCTTTCTACTTTGACCGTGATGATGTGGCCCTGAGGCACATGGCCCAGTTCCTGAAGGAGCAGTCCCATGAGGAGAGGGAGCATGCAGAGAAGTTCCTGAAATACCAAAACAAGCGAGGGGGCCGCATTGTCCTACAGGATATCAAG AAGCCAGAGCGGGATGAGTGGGGGAACAGCCTGGAGGCCCTGCAATGTGCCTTGCAGCTGGAGAAGACCGTGAACCAGGCCCTGCTTGACCTGCATAAGCTGGCCACAGAGAAGAATGACCCCCAT CTTTGTGACTTCCTGGAGTCTGACTACCTGGAGGAGCAAGTGAAGGCCATCAAGCAGCTGGGAGACCACCTTACCAACCTGAAGCTCTTGGGAGTGCCCCAGAATGGCATGGGAGAGTACCTGTTTGACAAGCTCACCCTGGGGGAGAGCAGCTGA